The stretch of DNA GGACTGGAGAACAAAAATACTTTCTGCCAGAGCATTGACACTGCTCCTGTCATTTTCCAGTCTGCTCTCCAGGTCTTTATTATAGTTGTAAAAAAGAAGCACGGCGCATATGA from Anaerotignum faecicola encodes:
- a CDS encoding sensor histidine kinase — its product is MKKIKQWVNQLSVKMKLIFYGYLIITPVLILICAVLLFYNYNKDLESRLENDRSSVNALAESIFVLQS